tcttaattaaaactTCTCATACATATCTTTACAACCCTTTAATTTgtcattcagtagtacattaatcgtgcaatccatgctattgtttacatccaagtatcgccaatatggccgcgtaTCCAGGTAACTGACAAACTTTGACGtaggtgcaaaccctctattctgacatttttcactttttcaggAGAAGAAGAGAAAGTCCAGCCCTGAGAAACggtcaaacaaaataaaaaagcctAAGGGTGCTGCTACTAGTAAAGGACCCAAACAACTCTGCATCAGTAAATTCTTTTCTACATCTAAGACAACAGCCAGAAGCCAAAACTGTTGACAAAAGCTTGTCTGTATATTAAGGTTCACAATTTTTTGATATATGTAGTCAATATGTAGTATCATGTAATTTTGCTACTATGTCAAGAGAGTCACATAGAACATTAAAGCTGTAGATAATGTGTGttatatttaaagagggatagtTTTTAGAAGTTgtgcttttaaataaataataaatgtataatatgaactgtttttcttttaataaatctGACCTAATTTCATAACACATCTTGATAAATCTCTCTTTTTTTGCAGCATAGTTTTAATTTATCAGCATGTACCCAGACAGATAAATTAATTTACATCATCATGTTCATTTAATTCTCTGCGCCTTGAATATACTTCCCTCTCTGATGCTGGAGTGTCAAAATAAGAGTCGAGGTATATATTTTTCTAACAAACCTGGGATTATTTCTTATATAACACTTGTGGAAAAATACTTTATAGCTTTAAATTGGAGTTAAATTTATCATTTGGCCTATTTGTTTAAAATTCAGATtaatgtatctgtttttttaaccGCACTGGGACTTTTAACTGAAATGCGAGTTGAAAACTAGGTGTAGTCCAAAGTTACTAGTCCAGTTTTTCTCCAATAGTTATGTGTACTCCTGCATAACAATTGGTGTGTTTGTGTGAAGTTCAAAGTTCCCATCTAACTGTGGGGCTGACTGACTAAAATCTTCAACAGAGTGCGATAAAGTTGTACTTTCCTCAGGTAAGTTCACCGGTGAATGTATGTTGATTGCAAATTAAAATAATCCAAACACGGATAATAAGATAATTGTTGATAATGAAACcgcacaatatatattttttgacatGTCACTCAAAGACCAAGCCTCAAATCAGTTTGTTGCAAAACTTGTTTCCAACGAAGAAGGAATGCACTCTTTGCATGTCAGATCTTATAACTCTTCTTTTTACGTGTTTTCTCTTCTGCTACAGTAAATGCTATTCCAGACTTCTTTATTATAAAGCAATCCTATATTAGCGTCCACAATGGAATCAACATGGCAGAGAATGGAATCCATGCATCGCTGGATTCTTGAGAATGGCGGTATGATTTATTTTTTCATAAGTTTTTAAGCATGATTTATTTTATACCTTGTATTTAACTGTACTATCTACATGGAGTAGTATTTGTGTGCGAGTGCATAAAACGTTTCCtgataaaatatgaatataatgaTCTCATTTTTTTCTATAATGTTATTTCAGACAAGCGGACGGACCCATGGCTTCTAGTCTACTCTCCTGTACCGAtcatctgtatatttttgtgCTATCTTGTTATTATTTGGATCGGGCCCAAGCTTATGAAACACAAAGAACCAGTGAACCTAAAAGCAGTGCTTATAGTGTACAACTTTGCCATGATCGGTTTGTCCATTTACATGTTCCATGAGGTACTTCAATACATAATCTAATTCAGTCCAAGTCTTGTGTTAAAATACCCTAGTCATCAAatctaaaatctttttttttttttttttttttttccccccccaCAGTTCTTGGTCACATCTTGGCTGGCAAACTACAGTTATCTGTGTCAGCCTGTGGACTACAGCCCCAGTCCACTAGGAATGAGGGTGATTATGTCTGTCTTAGTTTTTTGTTTAGCTTACTGGTGGTCAGGGAATCATATGGCTGTTTTAAAAATTATACttaaatttatcttttttttttgcattataatTACATTAccaataaaaacatgcatttgtttcctaaatattactgtacttgtctTTTAGATGGCCAGTGTATGCTGGTGGTTCTTCTTCTCTAAAGTCATTGAGCTTAGTGATACAGTAAGTTTGACTTATTTAACAATCATTAcacacacagttgaggtcaaatgtttacatacacctttcagaatctggtggttttactaaaataattgaatcgataatgaccccgttcaaaagtttacatacatttgattcttttcttgttacttgaatgatctacagctgtgtttttttgttttgtttttctgtttagcaatagttgttcatgagtctcttgtttgtcctgaacagacgcatttttgtgtacttgaaccctatttatttaacaatgactgtacgatacagaaggatcaaacacacactgatgctccaaaaggaaacaacgatgtttaggcaaaatgtacacatcttcattctgttcaaaaagtttacaccccttgatCTTAATGAAtccttttttccttctgaagcatcagtgagcgtttgaaccttctgcaatagttgcatatgagtccctcagttgtcctcagtgtgaaaagatggatctcagaattatacagtcattgttggaaagggttcaaatacacaaaaatgctaaaaaaccaaagcaattgtgggacctgaaggatttttctgaaaaacagcaggcagtttaactgttcagaacaaacaagataTTCATCACGAAATATAACtgtcacgaaaaaaaaaaaaacccagctgtgggTCAAttaggtagcaacacagtattaagaataaagtgtatgtacatttttgaatggggtaattttttttcaacttttattttctcttgtggactatatgtaaacgtcttttatgtgaaatatcttattcaggtcagtactaaataaaaaaaaataccatgcattttatatgatcctcttattttggtaaaataatgaacattttgcaaggtgtatgtaaacttttgacctcaactgtatttacacCTGTTGTAGACCGCAGTTCAAAGACAGATGCTTTCTCTCTTAATTTCCACATTCAGATATTTTTTATCCTGAGGAAAAAGAACAGCCAGCTCACATTTCTGCATGTGTATCATCATGGAACTATGATCTTCAACTGGTGGGCAGGAGTTAAATATTTGGCAGGAGGTCAATGTAAGTCAGAAATATGTCTAAGATTAAATAATTAATAGTAAAAATACACACATTCAAAACACTGAACTAATAAACTGAAAGACTAAACTTTTCATCTATGTTAACATTATATCACATATAATGCTCATTAAAtgtaaggtgtttttttttttttgcctattctTTCAGCATTTTTTATCGGGCTGCTGAATACCTTCGTTCATATCGTGATGTATTCTTACTATGGCCTGGCGTCCCTGGGGCCCCACATGCAGAAATATCTGTGGTGGAAGCGCTATCTCACCTCACTTCAGCTGGTAAATTCACACACATATTAATAATCTGGTCATTTGAAAAGACACTTTCAGTCTATCAGAGTCTTTTGTTTGACTTATTCAAATTTGTATTGGTTTGTTTGTTAAGATACATTTTCTTAATACAGACACCCTTTTAGTAGATGGCCAGTTGAAACTTGTTTAAAAAATTATTGGaattaaaaaaatccaaataaatattgtaatccataacaataaaaaaacaacaacaacaacacataaACAGTACTGCTGAATAACCTCTCATTACAGGTCCAGTTTGTCCTGCTGACTATTCACACTGGATACAACCTCTTCACTGAGTGTGACTTCCCTGATTCCATGAATATAGTTGTGTTTGCATACCTCGTCAGCCTCATTTTACTCTTCAGCAACTTTTACTACCAGAGCTATATAACCAGGAAAAGCAAGAAGTTATAACAGAGTTGGTCCACACGATATGCAGAGGAATCACCCGTCCTTTGATGGACTAATTTATCCATTGCTAATCTCAGCAGTGCAGCTATATTAAGGCATCAGGACTGAAAATTTGGTAAAACCACTGACCTCATATCTAATTTGGGTTTTAATATTACTTATCATGTCTTATTATTTTCTGCATTATGGAACTTTATGTCATCAACTGAAATAACTTGAATTGTAAATAAAGTGTAATTTCATTTTGAACTCTCAGGTGGAAGATTATTCATTGTTTTGCATGGCTTTATACTGTCTTGTACACTGTCTTTACTAACAATAGTGAAGTGCACTAGATGGCACTATTTACGTATTTTGGCTGCAGCTGCCTCAGACATGTTCTCGCACAAATTCTCGCGATAATTAGCACCGTCGAAGGCACCCAGCAATGGGTGAGTATTTCGTAACATGGAGTGAATAAACTCAATTACGCAGGTCTTTATTCAGCCCTGTTAACACTATATAAACCTTAAATTTACCATCACAGTATGtccataatatatattaaatcttTGATGTGTGAATAATTAGCTCAGACTtgcgtttttgctgtacttaccGCTTATCGCTGTAATCAGCTGTTTAGCCCAGTTTCAGTTTTGCACTACAAACACAGTCTTCAAAATGACGGATTAATTAAACCATATACTCAAATCAAGCTGGGCAATATCCACGACAGGTGCATTGCAGTTCGTACGCAGTTTATTTCCTGCAAATAACAGCAGAACATTATTTCTTATTAGGAATAAAAAAACAATGACATTAGACGTAGGTGCATGTAATTTGTTAATTCATTAGTGTTTTTCATCCCTGTTCTCTTCAGGTATCTCCAGGGATAACTGGCACAAGCGTCGTAAAACTGGAGGGAAAAGGAAGCCCCACCATAAAAAAAGAAAGCATGAACTGGGCCGCCCTGCTGCAAACACAAAGGTGCGAGAGTTTTGTTGTGACGCGCATCAAAAAATAATCAGGATATGTGCGTCATTTCATGTGGTTTTGATGACTGCAGAGACACGGTCTACATTGCCAAGTGGTTCAATACAACATGTTGTTAATGAcataaaatgtacataaaaatcattttaataatattttgttaaCTGTTTAGATCGGTCCTCGTCGTATTCACACAGTGCGTGTGCGGGGAGGCAATAAGAAATACCGCGCACTGAGACTGGACAGCGGCAACTTCGCCTGGGGTTCTGAGTGTGAGTGCACATCTCACACTCacatcatttttctttttcttttccctttcttctttttcttttctcctcCCTATTATTTCAACTCCAAAAGCAATTCATATTTACATACTTATTGTGATTAATTACACATAACCTTTATGTGTTACTTTTTACATTCATCTCATTACCACTAAGAAATGAAAGGGTTTATGACACagatttcttattttattttaatacactaAAAAGGATTCCATAAAATGTACGGTAAAAAAGCGGCATCTGTGGTTGCtagaattttactgtaaaaaaaaaaaaggttgcaacattttaggttttacagtttaatcttaaatttaaagttaaataccgtaatttcattaactgatataggcctaatgttaatataccaacctaataaagtactgaaatctgttttgtacctttgtaatacattGATAACCACCAAATGCAGGTagtgatgagaaagtcacatgatgaaccaaagctcatcacaagcagcttttaaatattaACACATAACAtatgtcattcacacaaacaataaacactatcatcttaacacacatgaaactgaaataatgcaaaaaaaaatatttaacaacatTAGGAGTAACATACAACCTTAATATACAAAATTGATaagattattttaacaaaaaaaaaaaaaaattctgggaattccggttattcactgtaaattttacaacTTCCAAAAATGGCGTACTACCGGAAAATTACATGtaatgtccaatacagtttttcaccgtatataagggaatttaccattaaattcactgtaaattttttttacagtgtatgtaccTTGAGGTTTACTTACAATGTTAATAAACGAAAAACATTCTGCAAGTAAACTAGAGAGAGTGACGTGATCCACTTTCTTGTTTGGTATGAGAACACAAAAAGCGAATTTAATTATCCACgtgagtagattacatacaaagtaaATGCAAAGACCCGAATAGAGGTGAATTTGTGCTGGATGTGCAATGTGTTTGCAGTCACATCTcatgcaagttaaaaaaaaattaactcaaGCGGAAAATGTCACGTTCTCGCCCAAGCCAGTCAGCAAAAAGGTTATTAACACATCtggttgtatcagaaaatggaagagggcATTATTGTAGCTTAGAATTTATGATCTGGAGCATAGAAAACTATTCAAATCAGTTGTAATGGTAGTTGTATTTTAATAGCATGGGAACAGAGATGCtgctatcaataaaaaaaatgatgtcAGTGTATATACAGTTGTAAAACATAACACACACATCAGTGCAGGATTAATAATTATCCGCCTCTGGATGGTGCTGTGAACCCAGACACGTCAGTGTTTGGCTTTCCGGCGAATTTGGGACTTCCACAATAGGTACAAAGCAGCAATCATAGTTATCATTACAAAGTCAATCCAAAAATGCGAATAGACGCAAGTTCGCACCAGGCAATTCGAATGACACAATTTGGGTAGCTCGTTTGCAGCGAATAACAATATGGCGTTATCTGGGCAAGTTGAAAAATTTCAActcgagcaaaaaaaaaaaaaaaacgcacgaAAAACATATATTGGGagtaggggtgggtatcgtttgaattttatcgatttcgattccgattccacttatcgattccgattcttttcgattcccagtttcgattccaatttagtaaaaaaaaacaacaacaaacacaaaagtcaaacattaatatattaaacatgtttattttcagtgctagcttgcaacatattattttattacaggggttctcaaccttttttatatcagggcccccttcttctcgggtcagttttgcaaggcccccctatgcctgacatttcctctaaaggtgtttattttttaaccttttttattaacctaaacgttagttttgcctttttatttttctcctgcatgttataaaaaaaaaatcaaacaaactttaaattaaagctatacttttgaatttaaaagaaaatcctctgctctaactttttaacatgaatacacacatacagatttaaagcacctaaattatttaattcagacattcttcacaacttcagagtactctttcttaagtgactgaatatctactgtttgtatttattataaaataaacatataaatgaaaaatacagtaaatacattgtaaatctgtttatgctggtgctcatatgtgcttaaacaccactgacccttacaagatccacctctatgggtaagcattcattataaaaaactcacaggacattcattttgaaaactatgcaaatattttgaaatttcacgcaaaaatactatggatcagagcaccgaaagcatgaatagtttgtgaatcaacagcggacttatgcgtgcctaatgtacgactccgatatacaagaatgaatacattaggcacgcgcgagttcgttactattactctggtcatctttgcctttacattaccgggagggtttgtttcatgcagccaagagataaagtagaatacctgtcttcccgcgggggtataagtgacttttatgtgggcttttgcgggacgaaataacatatattccttctggagtgggcgggcgcaggactaaaatccgtcccttgcagatctctaagatgaagtttgcgtgcagcggtagatttgtcttcggtttttacaaagcgtagacacacttttaaacgcttaccgtgatccatcttttcgactgatgtttacattaccacgtaaagtcctggcagattgcacgcgcggaaggtcctggcagatcactagatggaaaaaatacaaccaggaatcgaaacgaggaatcgaaattttaatattataacaagtatccgattctttatcttaagtatccgattccagaatcggaatcgattttcgattcccaaccctaattGGGAGTAATCTGGAAATATTCTACTACTAGAATATTTGCTTCACATTTGGTGTACACACAGCATAAAACAACCTGTTTTTAAGGGGTGGGACTTTAAAGACTTGTCAGGAATtggccactgttatgattggctgaTGTCAATacataggaaacagtatcaacaCCCCCTCGCTtttgcatgtgagtgttttgacaacatgattaaaaaaactgtaatttccAGACAGagcattatgaaataatttacttaTCGTTTGTGAttcagctgcagtcagatctagaaCTGCTTCCTCtctcaacaaatgtttctttgtgaactctcaaTGACACTGTCGTTCATTTACAAAACACACTATTTGCCGATgtcttgctctggaggcagtgtttgtGCAAATGTTTGTACCTGGGTGACGTCACCTTGCGCCTCAGATCCAAACAAGCCATTTTAAAATAAGTtgctttgtttataatgaggagGACGTTTTAAGCTATaaaacttgcaggatgttttaatggcacaaagccttctaatatgccaaaagatcaaggcaaatttgatttctcatgtaATGACCCATTTAAGTTTGTAAGTTTTAGGACTACAAACTGACCAGCTTTGTTGAATTACTTACTTGCTAAATGTGTAGGCAAAATCGGTGTGTTTTGGTGCATTTTCAATCCCTTTAACTTCCCTTGCTAACTAATATTTTCATTGGTTGTCAGGACACTGAGTCAGTGCATTTAGAAGTATTAAAACCATGGAATGCCTTTAGACTGAGATCATGGAAGTGGTGCCTGGAAATTTTCTCATAAATTT
Above is a genomic segment from Garra rufa chromosome 15, GarRuf1.0, whole genome shotgun sequence containing:
- the LOC141287141 gene encoding very long chain fatty acid elongase 4-like, producing the protein MESTWQRMESMHRWILENGDKRTDPWLLVYSPVPIICIFLCYLVIIWIGPKLMKHKEPVNLKAVLIVYNFAMIGLSIYMFHEFLVTSWLANYSYLCQPVDYSPSPLGMRMASVCWWFFFSKVIELSDTIFFILRKKNSQLTFLHVYHHGTMIFNWWAGVKYLAGGQSFFIGLLNTFVHIVMYSYYGLASLGPHMQKYLWWKRYLTSLQLVQFVLLTIHTGYNLFTECDFPDSMNIVVFAYLVSLILLFSNFYYQSYITRKSKKL